A genomic window from Solanum dulcamara chromosome 11, daSolDulc1.2, whole genome shotgun sequence includes:
- the LOC129874241 gene encoding uncharacterized protein At5g39570-like: protein MSYGESGYGGSGIESDETGYGNRSEYGKPKKAIGSGYGRNDDDEPTSEYGSGYGTKSEYEEKNSGYGSSYGKNSTHDSDDQYGSGGYGSKTASGGYGGKSGYENKSSEYGSGYGNESGGYGSNTTSTGYGSGNIRKSGDDDEGKNMTYGSSYGRKTDSDEYGSSGYGKKSEGYESSTIERPSYGRSEEDDYKKPSYGKRDDDDEGYGHKKYGDSDFDSGSNNEGKKNRPRKHSDDDYAE, encoded by the exons ATGTCTTATGGTGAAAGTGGGTATGGTGGAAGTGGAATTGAATCTGATGAAACCGGATATGGAAATCGGTCCGAATACGGAAAACCCAAAAAGGCAATTGGATCTGGATATGGACGGAACGACGATGATGAGCCCACATCTGAATATGGATCGGGATACGGAACGAAAAGTGAGTATGAAGAGAAAAATTCGGGATACGGGTCTAGTTATGGAAAAAATTCTACTCATGACTCTGATGATCAGTACGGGTCTGGTGGATATGGGAGCAAAACCGCATCTGGCGGGTATGGAGGAAAAAGTGGATACGAGAATAAGAGTTCAGAATACGGATCTGGTTATGGAAATGAATCGGGTGGATATGGTAGTAATACTACATCCACCGGGTATGGATCAGGGAACATAAGAAAGAGTGGTGATGATGATGAAGGGAAAAATATGACATACGGGTCAAGTTATGGACGAAAGACCGATTCTGATGAGTATGGATCTAGTGGATATGGAAAAAAGAGCGAAGGGTACGAAAGTTCAACAATTGAGAGGCCTAGTTATGGAAGGTCCGAGGAAGACGACTACAAGAAGCCTAGCTATGGGAAGCGTGATGACGATGATGAAGGCTATGGTCACAAGAAATAT GGTGATTCTGACTTTGACTCTGGTTCTAACAATGAGGGGAAGAAAAATCGTCCCAGAAAGCATTCCGACGACGATTACGCAGAGTGA
- the LOC129873666 gene encoding microtubule-destabilizing protein 60-like: MDSNGKSTRLTPKKCSKISENLNPNVELSLVLSKYSKSATKTQKSVSRNPNTNQLASPSPKNKIRQRKFVIAKKKKYNTDNLKPSMICKKKYNTDNLKPSMICKCNKDGAEKKKCLCVAYESLRASQEEFFKNRGGNEQEEYDIEKLDEINGAENGDGERITVDQEVTISISEGELVELAERANEDVGRGEMSGGTIKRRREKLLEEARQSVPEAGSGRVKHLVKAFEKLLSIPKTKECEEKGENDENKAEDSGKEQKWALPCLQPPVILETQVSSFSFCPSDFFLNSESLGLDSRCASSLDSSHGCFSISSMTSGGGRRSRRNSAESSSTFAKRNWKRRQLKATSQKPFKLRTEERGKCKEEEFIKKVQQMVEEEEKQRIPIAQGLPWTTDEPECLPKPPIKESTRPVDLVLHSDIRAAERAEFDHQVAEKLSLIEQYKMERERLQKIAEEEEIRRLRNELVPKAQPMPYFDRPFVPRGSTKDPTIPREPKFHIPQHKKIKCCMSWNDMYIHNNSEWGMQQ; the protein is encoded by the exons ATGGATTCCAACGGCAAATCCACTAGGCTTACGCCTAAAAAATGCTCCAAAATTTCTGAGAATTTGAACCCAAATGTGGAGCTCAGTCtagttttatcaaaatattctaaatcAGCAACGAAAACTCAGAAATCAGTTTCCAGAAATCCTAACACTAATCAATTGGCTTCACCTTCGCCTAAAAATAAGATTCGTCAGAGGAAGTTTGTAATcgcgaagaagaagaagtataATACAGATAATCTGAAACCTTCAATGATTTGTAAGAAGAAGTATAATACAGATAATCTGAAACCTTCAATGATTTGTAAGTGTAATAAGGATGGTGCTGAGAAAAAAAAGTGTCTTTGTGTTGCATATGAGAGTCTTAGGGCTTCTCAAGAAGAGTTTTTTAAGAATCGCGGTGGAAATGAACAGGAAGAGTATGACATTGAGAAGTTGGATGAAATAAATGGAGCTGAAAATGGCGATGGAGAGCGAATTACAGTCGACCAGGAGGTAACAATTTCAATTTCCGAGGGTGAATTAGTTGAATTGGCGGAAAGGGCAAACGAGGATGTGGGTCGGGGTGAAATGAGTGGTGGGACTATAAAGAGGAGGAGGGAGAAGTTGTTGGAAGAAGCAAGACAAAGTGTACCTGAAGCTGGTTCTGGAAGAGTGAAGCATTTAGTTAAGGCTTTTGAGAAGCTTCTCTCAATACCGAAAACAAAAGAGTGTGAGGAGAAAGgggaaaatgatgaaaataaagcAGAGGATTCTGGCAAGGAACAAAAATGGGCATTGCCTTGTTTACAGCCTCCCGTGATTCTTGAGACACAGGTATCTTCTTTTTCGTTTTGTCCATCTGATTTCTTCCTCAACTCCGAGAGCTTAGGATTGGATTCGCGTTGTGCTTCCTCATTGGATAGCAGCCATGGATG CTTCAGTATTTCAAGCATGACTTCAGGTGGTGGTCGAAGGAGCAGACGCAAT AGTGCTGAATCATCAAGCACATTTGCTAAAAGAAACTGGAAGAGAAGGCAGCTCAAAGCGACCTCCCAAAAGCCCTTCAAACTTAGAACTGAG GAAAGGGGAAAATGTAAGGAGGAAGAATTTATAAAGAAAGTGCAACAAATGGTGGAGGAAGAGGAGAAACAGCGGATACCAATTGCACAAGGCCTTCCATGGACAACAGACGAGCCAGAG TGTTTGCCAAAGCCTCCGATAAAAGAGAGCACAAGGCCAGTTGATCTGGTGCTGCACAGTGACATTAGGGCTGCTGAACGTGCTGAGTTTGATCACCAG GTAGCAGAAAAATTGAGCCTTATTGAACAATACAAGATGGAAAGAGAGAGACTGCAGAAG ATTGCTGAGGAAGAAGAAATTAGGAGGCTGAGAAATGAACTTGTTCCAAAAGCTCAACCGATGCCCTACTTTGATAGGCCTTTCGTTCCTAGAGG GTCAACAAAAGATCCTACCATTCCAAGAGAGCCAAAGTTCCATATACCTCAACATAAGAAGATCAAGTGCTGCATGTCTTGGAATGATATGTACATACACAACAACAGCGAATGGGGGATGCAGCAATGA